A genomic region of Miscanthus floridulus cultivar M001 chromosome 3, ASM1932011v1, whole genome shotgun sequence contains the following coding sequences:
- the LOC136545739 gene encoding uncharacterized protein yields MEHARDLWNNWRGDLNRQFVKPARNMQQAIKNCPKGIKKPDWEWLVKEHFYSKDFIDKSKRNSKNRSNLKILHHSGSKPYRQIIWDNGGKENNPPTLDKLFSLTRMKDGTFVDSETSTKHAEIEVERLLNPSLSNVELMDKCFESNRRDHVVGYGGGIKARDLRSPIVTKAELI; encoded by the exons ATGGAGCACGCTAGAGATCTATGGAATAATTGGCGTGGAGACTTGAATCGGCAATTTGTGAAGCCAGCAAGGAATATGCAGCAAGCTATTAAGAACTGCCCTAAAGGGATTAAAAAACCTGATTGGGAGTGGCTTGTCAAGGAACATTTCTACAGCAAGGATTTCATA GATAAGAGCAAGAGAAACTCTAAAAACAGATCCAACTTGAAAATTCTTCATCACAGTGGTAGCAAACCATACAGACAGATCATATGGGACAAT GGTGGCAAGGAAAACAATCCTCCAACTTTGGATAAATTATTTTCTCTCACTCGCATGAAGGATGGCACCTTTGTGGATTCTGAAACCTCTACCAAGCAC GCAGAGATTGAGGTGGAAAGGCTACTGAACCCTTCCCTTTCTAATGTGGAACTTATGGATAAGTGCTTTGAATCAAATAGGCGTGACCATGTTGTTGGTTATGGTGGTGGAATAAAAGCAAGAGACTTACGGAGTCCGATTGTTACCAAAGCTGAACTGATATAA
- the LOC136545738 gene encoding senescence-specific cysteine protease SAG12-like, with protein sequence MASSSKRSLPCVVLFLLIAVFHHGCSSAMAHRPYSGGSPMMERFQRWKAAYNKSYATVAEERRRFRVYARNMAYIEATNAKAEAAGLTYELGETAYTDLTNQEFMAMYTAPAPAQLPADDDEDDQAVITTRAGPVDAVGRGAPGQLPVYVNLSTAAPASVDWRASGAVTPVKNQGRCGSCWAFSTVAVVEGIYQIRTGKLVSLSEQELVDCDTLDAGCDGGISYRALRWITSNGGLTTEDDYPYTGTTDACNRAKLSHNTVSIAGLRRVATRSEASLANAVAGQPVAVSIEAGGDNFQHYKKGVYNGPCGTNLNHGVTVVGYGQEVAGAGGDKYWIIKNSWGESWGDGGYIRMRKDVAGKLEGLCGIAIRPSFPLM encoded by the exons ATGGCGTCCTCCTCCAAGCGGTCGCTGCCATGCGTggtcctcttcctcctcatcgcTGTCTTCCATCATGGCTGCTCGTCGGCGATGGCCCACAGACCGTACTCCGGCGGCAGCCCGATGATGGAGCGGTtccagcggtggaaggcggcGTACAACAAGTCCTACGCCACGGTCGCCGAGGAGCGGCGGCGGTTCCGGGTGTACGCGCGCAACATGGCGTACATCGAGGCCACCAACGCCAAGGCCGAGGCGGCGGGGCTCACGTACGAGCTCGGCGAGACGGCCTACACCGACCTCACCAAccaggagttcatggccatgtACACGGCGCCCGCGCCGGCGCAGCTGCCTgcggacgacgacgaggacgaccaGGCGGTGATCACCACGCGCGCTGGGCCCGTTGACGCCGTCGGCCGGGGCGCGCCGGGCCAGCTGCCGGTGTACGTGAACCTGTCCACCGCCGCGCCGGCGAGCGTGGACTGGCGGGCCAGCGGCGCCGTGACGCCTGTGAAGAACCAAGGCAGATGTG GGTCGTGCTGGGCGTTCTCGACGGTGGCGGTGGTTGAAGGGATCTACCAGATCCGGACGGGGAAGCTGGTGTCGCTGTCGGAGCAGGAGCTGGTGGACTGCGACACGCTGGACGCCGGCTGCGACGGCGGCATCAGCTACCGCGCGCTGCGGTGGATCACCTCCAACGGCGGGCTCACCACGGAGGACGACTACCCGTACACGGGCACCACGGATGCCTGCAACAGGGCCAAGCTCTCCCACAACACGGTCAGCATCGCGGGGCTCCGGCGCGTGGCCACCCGGAGCGAGGCGTCGCTGGCGAACGCCGTGGCGGGGCAGCCCGTGGCCGTGTCCATCGAGGCCGGCGGGGACAACTTCCAGCACTACAAGAAGGGAGTGTACAACGGGCCCTGCGGGACCAACCTGAACCACGGCGTCACCGTCGTAGGCTACGGCCAGGAGGTGGCCGGCGCCGGCGGAGACAAGTACTGGATCATCAAGAACTCGTGGGGGGAGAGCTGGGGCGACGGCGGATACATCAGGATGAGGAAGGACGTCGCGGGCAAGCTGGAGGGGCTCTGTGGCATCGCCATCCGCCCGTCCTTCCCACTAATGTGA
- the LOC136541661 gene encoding anthocyanidin 3-O-glucosyltransferase 2-like codes for MAMAKPTVVLLPVWASGHFIAALEAGKRLVAALGTADFSLTVLVMRPPTPESASQVAAHVARGAAAAEPIGCEVSFHHLPAVDPPTGCTSVEYFTSQYIHLHAPYVRAAVAALPVPAAALVFEFTSTTMFDVARELGVPAYVYFASSAAMLALMLQLPAIHDVMMPEEFGEMEGQHVHVQGLPPVPASCMPASVMSRKSPSYADTVYHGTRLAEAGGIIVNTSEELEPAVLAAINDGRCTGGRPAPPVYPIGPVIPLSDATSSDHECLRWLDGQPRASVVFLCFGSLGFLNAEQVREAAAGLERSGQRFLWVLRSSPPAAATASAHPLAEHLPPGFLDRTKDQGLVWTSWAPQREVLAHHAVAGFVTHCGWNSVLEALWSGVPMAPWPLYAEQHLNAFELVASMGVAVRMDVDRKRSNFVEAGEVARAVGCLVSGGDEEEEGRRARERASAMRDACRSAVAQGGPSFASLHGAAAAVRHRLEAGVDAQLTGTAILHGGD; via the coding sequence ATGGCCATGGCGAAGCCGACCGTCGTACTCCTGCCGGTCTGGGCATCCGGGCATTTCATCGCTGCGCTCGAGGCCGGCAAGCGCCTCGTTGCCGCCCTCGGCACCGCCGACTTCTCCCTCACCGTCTTGGTCATGCGGCCCCCGACGCCCGAGTCCGCGTCCCAGGTCGCCGCGCACGTTGCGCGCGGGGCCGCCGCTGCCGAGCCCATCGGCTGCGAGGTGAGCTTCCATCACCTCCCCGCGGTAGACCCGCCCACGGGCTGCACCAGCGTGGAGTATTTCACCTCGCAGTACATCCACCTCCACGCGCCGTACGTCAGGGCCGCCGTGGCCGCGCTACCGGTGCCCGCCGCCGCGCTCGTCTTCGAGTTCACGTCGACAACCATGTTCGACGTCGCCCGGGAGCTCGGCGTCCCGGCGTACGTCTACTTCGCGTCGTCCGCCGCTATGCTCGCCCTCATGCTGCAGCTGCCGGCAATCCACGACGTGATGATGCCAGAGGAGTTCGGGGAGATGGAAGGCCAGCACGTGCACGTCCAAGGCTTGCCGCCGGTTCCGGCGTCGTGCATGCCGGCGTCCGTGATGAGTAGGAAGAGCCCGAGCTACGCGGACACCGTGTACCACGGCACGCGCCTCGCGGAGGCTGGTGGCATCATCGTCAACACCTCGGAGGAGCTCGAGCCGGCGGTGCTGGCGGCAATCAACGACGGCCGGTGCACGGGTGGACGCCCCGCGCCGCCGGTATACCCAATCGGCCCGGTGATCCCCTTGTCCGATGCTACGAGTAGTGATCACGAGTGCCTCAGGTGGCTCGACGGGCAACCACGGGCCTCTGTTGTGTTCCTCTGCTTCGGGAGCCTGGGGTTCCTGAACGCGGAGCAGGTGAGGGAAGCCGCTGCTGGCCTCGAGCGCAGCGGGCAGCGCTTCCTGTGGGTTCTTCGCTCGTCGCCGCCAGCCGCGGCGACGGCGTCTGCCCACCCGCTGGCCGAGCATCTCCCACCAGGGTTCTTGGACCGGACAAAGGACCAGGGGCTCGTCTGGACGTCGTGGGCGCCGCAGAGGGAGGTCCTGGCCCATCACGCCGTGGCCGGCTTCGTGACGCACTGCGGCTGGAACTCGGTGCTCGAGGCCTTGTGGTCGGGCGTGCCGATGGCGCCGTGGCCGCTGTACGCCGAGCAGCACCTCAACGCGTTCGAGCTCGTGGCCTCCATGGGCGTCGCGGTCCGGATGGACGTGGACAGGAAGAGGAGCAATTTTGTGGAGGCAGGGGAGGTGGCGCGGGCCGTGGGGTGCCTCGTGAGCGGCGGCGACGAGGAAGAGGAGGGCAGGCGGGCGAGGGAGCGGGCCTCGGCGATGAGGGACGCGTGCCGGAGTGCGGTGGCGCAAGGTGGGCCATCGTTCGCTTCGTTGCACGGCGCTGCCGCGGCCGTGCGGCATCGGTTGGAGGCGGGAGTGGACGCGCAGTTAACGGGAACAGCAATTTTACATGGTGGTGATTGA